The following proteins are encoded in a genomic region of Actinomadura sp. NAK00032:
- a CDS encoding GNAT family N-acetyltransferase produces MGSTFSQGHLVRLEDEPPVWRFGDLRIRRYHAADHGTVLALHREGLAQVGLRPGDGVYYDHDFFRMEDIYLRNDGEFLVGELGARIVAMGGLRRADLIPGGHARAFGGYAPGARELNAVEMVRLRVLPAVQRRGYGAAVVRALEERAAEYGYRVLRADTTELQAPALALYRRFGWRETRRETIGGIVNIYIEKPLR; encoded by the coding sequence ATGGGCAGCACCTTCTCGCAGGGCCACCTCGTCCGGCTGGAGGACGAGCCGCCCGTCTGGCGGTTCGGCGACCTGCGCATCCGCCGCTACCACGCGGCCGACCACGGCACCGTCCTGGCGCTGCACCGCGAGGGCCTCGCCCAGGTCGGCCTGCGGCCCGGTGACGGCGTCTACTACGACCACGACTTCTTCCGGATGGAGGACATCTACCTCCGCAACGACGGCGAGTTCCTCGTCGGCGAGCTCGGCGCCCGGATCGTCGCGATGGGCGGCCTGCGCCGCGCCGACCTCATCCCCGGCGGCCACGCCCGCGCGTTCGGCGGCTACGCCCCCGGCGCCCGCGAGCTGAACGCCGTCGAGATGGTGCGCCTGCGCGTCCTGCCGGCCGTCCAGCGCCGCGGCTACGGCGCCGCGGTCGTGCGGGCCCTGGAGGAGCGCGCAGCCGAGTACGGCTACCGCGTCCTGCGCGCCGACACCACCGAGCTCCAGGCCCCCGCGCTGGCCCTCTACCGCAGGTTCGGCTGGCGCGAGACCCGCCGCGAGACCATCGGCGGCATCGTCAACATCTACATCGAGAAACCGCTCCGCTGA
- a CDS encoding class I SAM-dependent methyltransferase: MTVQTTTVLDLLREPPAEPDTSAGYLDLLGPPAKPSLAQSAMESTFLPRIYEKVWRPIGFNLAKGWPLGPDTAAEHATAREWLGLTGRPAATVLDVACGPGNVTRALAEGVGRDGLVVGLDASETMLAQAVRDTPEPHLDDARIDYVRGDAVGLPFRDGVFDAVCCFGALYLFDDPWRALDGMARVLRPGGRLVILTSRRPVPLPSARIAGELIRRATGFTVFGDREMTRALTARGFTGVRRHRYPLMQMLAARLP, translated from the coding sequence ATGACGGTGCAGACCACCACGGTCCTCGACCTCCTGCGCGAGCCGCCGGCGGAGCCCGACACGTCGGCCGGCTACCTCGACCTGCTCGGCCCGCCGGCGAAGCCGTCACTGGCCCAGTCGGCGATGGAGTCGACGTTCCTGCCGCGCATCTACGAGAAGGTGTGGCGGCCGATCGGCTTCAACCTCGCCAAGGGCTGGCCGCTCGGCCCCGACACCGCCGCCGAGCACGCGACGGCCCGCGAGTGGCTCGGCCTCACCGGCCGCCCGGCGGCGACGGTGCTGGACGTGGCGTGCGGCCCCGGCAACGTCACCCGCGCCCTCGCCGAGGGCGTCGGCCGCGACGGGCTGGTCGTCGGCCTGGACGCGTCCGAGACCATGCTGGCGCAGGCCGTCCGCGACACCCCCGAGCCCCACCTCGACGACGCCCGCATCGACTACGTGCGCGGCGACGCCGTCGGCCTCCCGTTCCGCGACGGCGTGTTCGACGCCGTCTGCTGCTTCGGCGCGCTCTACCTGTTCGACGACCCGTGGCGGGCGCTGGACGGCATGGCCCGCGTCCTGCGGCCCGGCGGCCGGCTCGTCATCCTCACCTCCCGGCGGCCCGTCCCGCTGCCGAGCGCCCGCATCGCGGGCGAGCTGATCCGCCGCGCCACGGGCTTCACGGTCTTCGGCGACCGCGAGATGACCCGCGCGCTCACCGCCCGCGGCTTCACCGGCGTCCGCCGGCACCGCTACCCGCTGATGCAGATGCTCGCCGCCCGCCTCCCCTGA
- a CDS encoding XRE family transcriptional regulator, whose product MSDPPRKETEVARRIRAHALARGQGPVQIAQEIHEQCGPLFGTSRVKAHRLAHGVALSDIVAQVRALYEVDGKPPPRLGETLLSAYESGYKRPGPEYLHYLCAVYRVEPDALDYQSPCICGRGHAARTGAPSVPPPRAPERRAASDPDALVGAIVPRGEERPWVTVNDVRGPDRAEGPLTIDVGEEDIVLRRTLLQLLAGAGVALDGQFLGAVDNLRRRMDDTLVGATVSPTMLDQWEETTYGYGRQYQATPSLRMLCDVLLDFSEVRRMCDKRQPVELQERLCRIAAQLSGLSGLIMINLGDHRLARSFFRTARTAADETGDRQLRAWVTVRESLVPMYYGDPREALHLARKAQDLAGRTPGVAAAMAPAVEARALGMLALRGRGDAAPSARRALVRGRSVFDQLSKTDTGDLVFGFTDRQMAFYEGDTFTNLGDHKHGDEVLSHALTLYSPTDRVDLTLVRLDRAMCKLHAGHPDAALVAGREAILDLPADHRSDILVHRARQIGAAVSAKHGEIASLKDFYEALSGTSVKSPVTAPPAEQV is encoded by the coding sequence GTGTCGGATCCCCCCCGGAAAGAGACGGAAGTCGCCCGCCGGATCCGCGCGCACGCTCTGGCCCGGGGCCAGGGCCCGGTCCAGATCGCGCAGGAGATCCACGAGCAGTGCGGGCCGCTGTTCGGCACCAGCCGGGTGAAGGCGCACCGCCTCGCCCACGGTGTCGCGCTGTCCGACATCGTGGCGCAGGTCAGGGCGCTGTACGAGGTCGACGGCAAGCCGCCGCCCCGGCTCGGGGAGACGCTGCTGTCGGCCTACGAGAGCGGGTACAAGCGGCCCGGTCCCGAGTACCTGCACTACCTGTGCGCCGTCTACCGGGTGGAGCCCGACGCGCTCGACTACCAGAGCCCCTGCATCTGCGGCCGCGGCCACGCGGCCCGCACGGGGGCTCCGAGCGTCCCCCCGCCGCGCGCCCCGGAGCGGCGCGCGGCATCCGACCCCGACGCGCTCGTCGGGGCGATCGTCCCCAGGGGCGAGGAGCGTCCCTGGGTCACCGTCAACGACGTACGGGGCCCCGACCGCGCCGAAGGCCCCCTGACCATTGATGTGGGAGAGGAGGACATCGTGCTTCGTAGGACCCTTCTGCAACTTCTGGCCGGAGCGGGCGTGGCGCTCGACGGTCAGTTCCTTGGGGCCGTCGACAACCTGCGCCGCAGGATGGACGACACCCTGGTCGGCGCGACCGTCTCGCCGACCATGCTCGACCAGTGGGAGGAGACGACCTACGGCTACGGCCGGCAGTACCAGGCGACCCCCTCGCTGCGGATGCTCTGCGACGTCCTGCTGGACTTCAGCGAGGTGCGGCGCATGTGCGACAAGCGGCAGCCGGTGGAACTGCAGGAGCGGCTGTGCCGGATCGCGGCGCAGCTGTCCGGGCTGTCCGGGCTGATCATGATCAACCTGGGCGACCACCGGCTGGCCCGCTCGTTCTTCCGCACCGCGCGCACCGCCGCCGACGAGACCGGCGACCGGCAGCTGCGCGCCTGGGTGACCGTCCGCGAGTCCCTCGTGCCGATGTACTACGGCGACCCGCGCGAGGCGCTGCACCTGGCCCGCAAGGCCCAGGACCTCGCCGGCCGCACGCCCGGCGTCGCCGCCGCCATGGCCCCCGCCGTGGAGGCCCGCGCGCTCGGCATGCTCGCGCTGCGCGGCCGCGGCGACGCCGCCCCGAGCGCCCGCCGCGCCCTGGTCCGGGGGCGCTCGGTGTTCGACCAGTTGTCCAAGACCGACACCGGCGACCTGGTGTTCGGGTTCACCGACCGGCAGATGGCCTTCTACGAGGGCGACACGTTCACCAACCTCGGCGACCACAAGCACGGCGACGAGGTACTGAGCCACGCCCTCACCCTCTACTCGCCCACCGACCGCGTCGACCTGACCCTGGTGCGCCTCGACCGCGCGATGTGCAAGCTGCACGCCGGCCATCCCGACGCCGCGCTGGTGGCCGGCCGGGAGGCCATCCTCGACCTGCCCGCCGACCACCGCAGCGACATCCTGGTGCACCGTGCTCGCCAGATCGGCGCGGCCGTCTCGGCCAAGCACGGCGAGATCGCCTCGCTGAAGGACTTCTACGAGGCGCTCTCGGGCACCTCGGTCAAGAGTCCCGTCACCGCGCCGCCGGCGGAGCAGGTCTGA